One window from the genome of Haliaeetus albicilla chromosome 26, bHalAlb1.1, whole genome shotgun sequence encodes:
- the NRARP gene encoding notch-regulated ankyrin repeat-containing protein, protein MSQSEVSPCAAPPPSQRVFQEAVRRGNTKELQSLLQNMTNCEFNVNSFGPEGQTALHQSVIDGNLELVKLLVKFGADIRLANRDGWSALHIAAFGGHQDIVLYLITKAKYSAGAR, encoded by the coding sequence ATGAGCCAGAGCGAGGTGTCGCCGTGCGCGGCGCCGCCGCCCAGCCAGCGCGTCTTCCAGGAGGCGGTGCGGCGGGGCAACACCAAGGAGCTGCAGTCCCTGCTGCAGAACATGACGAACTGCGAGTTCAACGTCAACTCCTTCGGGCCCGAGGGGCAGACGGCGCTGCACCAGTCCGTCATCGACGGCAACCTGGAGCTGGTCAAGCTCCTGGTCAAGTTCGGCGCCGACATCCGCCTGGCCAACCGGGACGGCTGGAGCGCCCTGCACATCGCCGCCTTCGGGGGCCACCAGGACATCGTCCTCTACCTGATCACCAAGGCCAAATACTCCGCCGGAGCCCGGTGA